Proteins found in one Brachypodium distachyon strain Bd21 chromosome 5, Brachypodium_distachyon_v3.0, whole genome shotgun sequence genomic segment:
- the LOC106865573 gene encoding uncharacterized protein LOC106865573: MSSSGKGEDGEASVVVSGKGKMIKRRSCAVEYPIPCVRRLRERRLIAYLCEQGFYNTFKSLIHETAVYFSVLHMRRLVKEGLWEDALMYLNSCLPAHNRPRSLRARIFHNFLLMHYRFANVVAGNKDKHLDMNYGSHARSSSHADLRLRSIIYSILASDQIRASLDWEQVREHASFLILRLVRLTPELRYSTSLPPGRMMSHDVLPIGSGLCRGRRHVKKQGPQPRKTVAILCALRSKGYLNQPRDAGVGSLDESKEILADFLDESLQAGVRRGCRLSYSLQPTGNEGAPSSQTMLGMLTKKC; the protein is encoded by the exons ATGAGTTCCTCCGGCAAGGGCGAAGATGGCGAAGCCTCCGTCGTGGTCTCCGGCAAGGGCAAGATGATCAAGCGGCGGTCATGCGCGGTGGAGTATCCTATCCCTTGCGTGAGGCGGCTTCGTGAGCGGCGCCTCATCGCCTACCTCTGTGAACAAGGCTTCTACAACACCTTCAAATC GCTAATCCACGAGACGGCGGTGTACTTCAGCGTGCTGCACATGCGGCGGCTGGTGAAGGAGGGCCTGTGGGAGGACGCCCTCATGTACCTCAACAGCTGCCTGCCGGCGCACAACCGTCCCAGAAGCCTCCGCGCCCGCATCTTCCACAACTTCCTCTTGATGCACTACCGCTTCGCCAATGTCGTCGCGGGCAACAAGGACAAGCACCTGGACATGAACTACGGCAGCCATGCCAGAAGCTCCAGCCACGCCGACCTCAGGCTCCGCTCCATTATCTACTCCATACTCGCCTCGGACCAAATCAG GGCCTCACTGGACTGGGAACAAGTGAGGGAACACGCATCGTTCCTTATCTTAAGGCTGGTTCGCTTGACTCCAGAGCTTAGATACTCAACGTCATTGCCACCTGGCCGCATGATGTCGCACGATGTGCTCCCCATCGGGTCCGG TTTGTGCCGGGGGAGGCGTCACGTGAAGAAACAAGGGCCCCAGCCGCGAAAAACAGTAGCTATTCTCTGTGCCTTGAGGAG CAAGGGTTATTTGAACCAACCTAGGGATGCAGGAGTTG GATCGCTTGACGAATCAAAGGAAATTCTGGCGGATTTCCTTG ATGAAAGTTTACAGGCAGGTGTGCGTAGAGGGTGCCGTCTAAGCTATTCACTTCAACCAACTGGGAATGAAG GTGCTCCATCCTCGCAGACAATGCTTGGTATGTTGACAAAAAAATGCTAA
- the LOC100835081 gene encoding protein argonaute 2 yields the protein MAYRNGRDRGGRGGGRVGLGEERGHRERHFRGGGSRNQGGYQHARGRNGGGENGGRYNRQGPNALETDKRNKTEDPPVDPKISPSEGVEVKLLVNHFTVKFEESTMFHYDIKLDQDSPGASGTGLPNADNFAKAELVKVLQRPPHSLTVAYNGMGRLFTFAELPEGPFTVKVGSRAYSAFAKLENKVSLSELSERPVPEYLSQGLDCIVREASSLGKIIVGQTFYSPEEVPGNEADPNTDQPSAVPPVALRGTKQTLKHTNQGPILCVDYSFMDFCKMGGSVRSLVKHLVKRLDGTILDIHTTLGEKQLVHLERHLKGLYVTLNYQKSPEGKSDGTTARKYKVHGLTKQLAHQITFPDFKSGDQRKLLEYYRQQYGKVIEYKMLPCLSLSKNSNRPNSVPIELCSLHEWQRYPKESSRENSNQQPNNRPPKLSERKKEILRMVKDVDGPCRGLGGEQFKISLGEQMTEVMGRILPPPMLKLRGFNGNSYRLSIDRQRQPKCQWNITRKKVADGINLQYWGILDFSARRSLSRRWEEALHRRRFVRDIFFKCNELGIRMAEKPCYDEESKMSVLSDAGELYKVLSAAKLSVEENKQKLQLLFCPMSEQHPGYKTLKQICETKLGIQTQCLLSEAANKDNVRDRDQYMSNLALKINSKLGGSNVQLLSDGLPKMAGSHFMFIGADVNHPSPNDNLSHSIAAVVASMDCPGASKYVPRIRAQKNRCEEIVELGQMCKELIQVYEKKNGVKPQKIIYFRDGVSDNQFEMVLKQELKQLENMLKALKEGYSPTITAIVAKKRHHTRLFPKDEDRNVLPGTVVDTDVVNTADQDFFLCSHDGLHGTSRPTHYHRLKDDHGFEPVDLQKLVYNMCFLFARCTKPVSLTTPVKYADLAAYRGRDYYDIMKTESQHSELLKKTGGFPILLHVDLEDRMVFI from the exons ATGGCGTATCGGAACGGCCGTGATCGcgggggccgcggcggcggtcgcgtGGGcctgggagaggagagaggtcACCGAGAACGCCACTTCCGCGGAGGCGGCAGCAGGAATCAAGGCGGCTACCAGCATGCTAGAGGGAGaaacggaggaggagagaacgGTGGGCGCTACAACCGCCAAGGGCCGAACGCCCTGGAAACGGATAAGCGGAATAAGACCGAGGATCCTCCTGTTG ACCCAAAGATTAGCCCCAGTGAAGGGGTTGAAGTCAAACTTCTGGTGAACCACTTTACAGTCAAGTTTGAGGAATCAACTATGTTTCACTATGATATCAAGCTAGACCAAGATTCTCCAGGGGCTTCAGGCACGGGGCTACCCAATGCAGATAATTTTGCAAAGGCTGAACTCGTCAAGGTACTGCAGCGGCCTCCACATTCATTGACTGTTGCTTATAATGGCATGGGACGTCTGTTCACCTTTGCCGAACTGCCAGAAGGTCCATTCACTGTGAAAGTTGGGTCACGGGCCTACAGTGCGTTTGCAAAGCTCGAGAACAAGGTGTCATTGAGCGAACTCTCTGAGCGGCCTGTGCCTGAATATTTATCGCAGGGTCTTGATTGCATTGTTCGCGAGGCCTCTAGCTTGGGAAAGATTATCGTTGGTCAGACGTTCTATTCACCGGAAGAGGTGCCTGGGAACGAAGCAGACCCTAACACTGACCAACCAAGTGCTGTTCCTCCCGTTGCTCTGAGAGGAACCAAGCAGACCCTAAAACACACCAACCAAGGGCCGATCCTCTGTGTGGACTATTCATTTATGGACTTCTGCAAAATGGGAGGCAGTGTTCGGAGCCTTGTTAAGCACTTGGTGAAACGCCTTGACGGCACGATCCTTGACATCCATACAACTCTAGGCGAGAAACAGTTGGTGCATTTGGAACGTCATCTCAAGGGCCTCTACGTTACCCTGAATTACCAGAAATCCCCTGAAGGAAAAAGTGATGGGACCACAGCTCGGAAGTACAAGGTTCACGGCCTGACAAAGCAGCTTGCCCACCAGATCACCTTTCCGGATTTCAAATCAGGGGACCAGCGGAAGCTTCTTGAGTATTATCGTCAGCAGTATGGGAAGGTGATTGAGTATAAGATGCTTCCATGCTTGAGTTTGAGCAAGAATAGTAACAGACCAAATTCTGTTCCAATTGAGCTTTGTAGTCTTCATGAATGGCAGAGGTATCCCAAAGAAAGTTCGCGCGAGAATTCCAACCAGCAACCAAACAACAGGCCACCCAAATTATCTGAGCGGAAAAAGGAGATTCTGCGCATGGTAAAAGATGTAGATGGGCCTTGCAG AGGTCTGGGAGGTGAGCAATTTAAGATTTCATTGGGCGAACAGATGACAGAAGTCATGGGTAGGATCCTTCCTCCCCCAATGTTAAAACTTAGGGGATTTAATGGCAATTCCTACAGATTAAGTATCGATCGTCAGCGTCAGCCTAAGTGCCAGTGGAACATCACGAGGAAGAAAGTGGCAGATGGAATTAACCTCCAGTACTGGGGCATTCTCGACTTCAGTGCAAGGCGGTCTCTGTCTCGCCGCTGGGAGGAAGCGCTTCACAGAAGAAGGTTTGTTCGTGACATCTTCTTCAAGTGCAATGAGCTTGGCATTCGGATGGCCGAGAAGCCATGCTACGACGAGGAATCAAAAATGTCAGTGCTATCGGATGCAGGCGAATTATACAAGGTGCTCAGCGCAGCAAAGCTGTCTGTAGAAGAGAATAAGCAGAAGCTGCAGCTCCTCTTCTGCCCGATGTCTGAGCAGCATCCGGGGTACAAGACACTGAAGCAGATCTGCGAGACGAAGCTGGGGATCCAGACTCAGTGTTTGTTGAGCGAAGCCGCGAATAAAGACAACGTCCGGGACCGGGACCAGTACATGTCCAACCTTGCTCTCAAGATCAACAGCAAGCTCGGGGGCAGCAATGTCCAGCTACTATCTGACGGGCTTCCAAAGATGGCTGGCAGCCATTTCATGTTCATCGGCGCGGACGTGAACCATCCATCTCCCAACGACAACTTGAGTCACTCGATAGCAGCTGTGGTCGCGTCCATGGATTGCCCTGGCGCCAGCAAGTACGTGCCTAGAATCCGTGCCCAGAAGAACCGCTGTGAGGAGATCGTGGAGCTCGGTCAGATGTGCAAAGAGCTCATCCAAGTCTACGAGAAGAAGAACGGTGTCAAGCCACAGAAGATCATTTACTTCCGCGATGGCGTGAGCGATAATCAGTTCGAGATGGTCCTGAAACAGGAGCTGAAGCAGCTGGAGAACATGCTGAAGGCGCTCAAGGAGGGCTACTCGCCGACAATCACAGCGATCGTGGCCAAGAAGCGGCACCACACACGGCTGTTCCCCAAGGACGAAGACCGCAACGTGCTCCCTGGCACGGTGGTCGACACCGATGTGGTCAACACGGCAGACCAAGACTTCTTCCTGTGCAGCCACGACGGGCTGCACGGGACGAGCCGGCCAACGCACTACCACAGGCTCAAGGACGACCACGGCTTCGAGCCCGTCGACCTGCAGAAGCTGGTGTACAACATGTGCTTCCTGTTCGCGCGCTGCACCAAGCCGGTGTCGCTCACGACGCCCGTCAAGTACGCCGACCTTGCGGCGTACCGCGGCAGGGACTACTACGACATTATGAAGACGGAGTCCCAGCACAGTGAGCTGCTTAAGAAGACGGGTGGATTCCCGATCCTTCTGCACGTGGACCTCGAGGACAGAATGGTCTTCATCTGA
- the LOC100834773 gene encoding LOW QUALITY PROTEIN: protein argonaute 2-like (The sequence of the model RefSeq protein was modified relative to this genomic sequence to represent the inferred CDS: inserted 2 bases in 2 codons), which produces MEHEQGGGRGRGKARGGGGRGGGRGGGYGPQGGGGGYGRGEGQGRGGGGGYAPRGRGYGPQGGGEGRGGGGYGYQGRGGGGYGSQGGGEGRGRGYGPQGRGEGRGGGYGAHGRGEGRGGGYGAQGRGEGLGAGGGHGPQGSGGHDGGRGTGGGGRGYGPGGGSAWAQPGRGRGGGGGGGAVPAWGPAPAPAPAPEARRIKAEEAGSSSGSVERISDKVAKIEPSAPQVVVSPNGTRVPMQRPDRGGSSFRNQVQLLVNYFIVNYQNVSTIFHYDIDIKFDQSSSESSGKELSNADFHSAKAELFKDDSFRNLSSAVAYDGKRNLFTCTELPEGLFRVRVRSRTYIVSVEFKKRLPLNQHPQLPREVLQGLDVVVREDSRLHNIMLGXGFYSRDRITNLGQDVVAMKGTKQTLKHTQQGLVLCVDHSVMPFRKAGPVLDVVRQFIRRNLDYRTNLTDSEWDNLSSELKGQRVTVNHRMTNQKYTIRGLTKDPARMITFEDSESGQQKRLVDYFAQQYGKVTEYEMLPCLDLSKTKKNYVPIELCDFLEGQRYPKANLPRNIDTSLKRMALIGVDERKAEIMMSVGATHGPCRGEIAEKFGVSLDVKMTEVTGRILPPPVLKLGGPKGQTCKFNINQPTCQWNLMRNKLVEGKALNYWGIIDFSTDSRQPLHREMFLNYIVGKCREXGIQMAEKPCYQYSSEMAVLWDADELYRVLNEAKQSAEEKKQKLQLLFCPMFEQHPGYKTLKLICETKLGIQTQCFLSNVANNPRGQDQYMSNLALKINSKIGGSNVQLFDLLPRDTGAPFMLIGADVNHPSPGNLESPSIAAVVASMDKGATKYASRIRAQPHRCEVIKHLGEICQELISVFENKNKVKPHKIIYFRDGVSDGQFDMVLNEELADMEKRIKVNGYSPTITVIVAKKRHHTRLFPKDKQAGKGNVLPGTVVDTKVVDPSAYDFYLCSHNGLIGTSRPTHYYSLMDEHNYSSDDLQKLIYNLCFVFARCTKPVSLATPVYYADLAAYRGRLYYEGMTMAFPTQERGSSSSSSSSAAAPAPAPEFPRLHEDIQNNMFFI; this is translated from the exons ATGGAGCACGAgcaaggcggcggccgcggccgcgggaaagctcgcggcggaggcgggcgtgGCGGTGGGCGAGGGGGTGGCTACGGGCCtcaaggaggcggcggaggctaCGGACGAGGTGAGGGCCAGGgccgtggaggcggaggcggctacGCGCCTCGCGGGAGAGGCTACGGCCCTcagggaggcggcgagggccgcggcggaggaggctaCGGGTACcagggccgcggcggaggaggctaCGGCTCTcagggaggcggcgagggccgCGGAAGAGGCTACGGGCCTCAGGGGCGCGGCGAGGGACGGGGAGGAGGCTATGGCGCCCATGGGCGCGGCGAGGGAAGGGGTGGAGGCTATGGCGCTCAGGGGCGCGGCGAGGGCCTtggagccggaggaggccACGGGCCTCAGGGAAGCGGAGGGCACGATGGTGGGCGTGGTACTGGCGGTGGTGGACGTGGGTACGGgccaggcggcggcagcgcgtgGGCGCAGCCGGGGAGAgggcgtggaggtggaggtggaggtggagcggTCCCGGCGTGGGGGCCGGCGCCAGCGCCAGCTCCAGCCCCGGAAGCGAGGAGGATCAAAGCAGAGGAGGCGGGGAGCTCGTCTGGATCCGTCG AACGCATATCCGACAAAGTGGCAAAAATAGAACCATCAGCACCCCAAGTTGTTGTGTCTCCTAATGGCACACGGGTGCCAATGCAAAGACCTGATCGTGGAGGATCATCATTTCGAAACCAGGTCCAACTTTTGGTGAACTACTTCATAGTCAACTACCAAAATGTGTCAACCATATTTCACTACGACATAGACATCAAGTTTGATCAATCATCTTCAGAGTCTTCAGGCAAGGAGCTCTCCAATGCAGATTTTCATTCTGCAAAGGCCGAGCTTTTCAAGGATGACAGCTTTCGGAATCTTTCATCAGCTGTTGCTTATGATGGAAAGAGAAATCTATTTACTTGCACTGAACTGCCAGAAGGCTTATTCCGTGTGAGAGTTCGTTCACGGACCTACATTGTATCAGTAGAGTTCAAGAAGCGGCTTCCTTTAAACCAACACCCACAATTGCCTAGGGAGGTCTTGCAGGGTCTTGATGTCGTCGTGCGCGAGGATTCAAGGCTGCACAATATAATGCTTG AGGGATTTTACTCACGGGACAGGATTACTAATCTCGGGCAGGATGTTGTAGCTATGAAAGGAACCAAACAGACCCTTAAACACACCCAGCAAGGGCTGGTCCTATGTGTTGACCATTCAGTTATGCCATTCCGCAAAGCTGGACCTGTCCTGGATGTTGTCAGGCAGTTCATAAGAAGGAACCTTGACTACAGGACAAATCTGACCGACAGTGAATGGGATAATTTGTCATCTGAACTGAAAGGCCAACGAGTTACTGTGAACCACCGGATGACTAACCAGAAGTACACTATTCGAGGCTTAACAAAGGACCCTGCCAGAATGATCACCTTTGAAGATTCTGAATCAGGGCAGCAAAAGAGGCTTGTTGATTATTTTGCTCAGCAGTATGGCAAGGTGACTGAGTATGAGATGCTTCCATGCTTGGATTTGTCCAAGACGAAAAAGAACTATGTGCCGATTGAGCTTTGTGATTTCCTTGAAGGACAGAGGTATCCAAAGGCAAATTTGCCAAGGAATATTGATACAAGCCTGAAAAGGATGGCTTTAATCGGTGTAGATGAACGGAAGGCAGAGATTATGATGTCGGTAGGAGCTACACATGGGCCTTGCAG GGGAGAGATAGCTGAGAAGTTCGGGGTGTCTTTGGATGTAAAGATGACAGAAGTCACCGGTAGGatccttcctcctccagtcCTGAAACTTGGCGGCCCCAAAGGCCAGACTTGCAAATTCAATATCAATCAGCCTACCTGCCAATGGAACCTCATGAGGAATAAACTGGTAGAAGGCAAGGCCCTCAATTACTGGGGCATTATCGACTTCAGTACAGATTCCAGGCAGCCGCTTCACCGAGAAATGTTTCTTAATTATATCGTTGGCAAGTGCCGTG TTGGCATTCAGATGGCTGAGAAGCCATGCTATCAGTATTCCTCAGAAATGGCAGTGCTATGGGATGCAGACGAATTATACAGGGTGCTGAACGAAGCAAAGCAGTctgcagaagaaaagaagcaaaagctGCAGCTGCTCTTCTGCCCGATGTTTGAGCAGCATCCGGGGTACAAGACACTGAAGCTGATCTGCGAGACGAAACTGGGGATCCAGACCCAGTGTTTCTTGAGCAACGTCGCGAACAATCCCCGGGGCCAGGACCAGTACATGTCCAACCTTGCTCTCAAAATCAACAGCAAGATCGGTGGGAGCAACGTCCAGCTCTTTGATCTGCTCCCAAGGGACACGGGCGCTCCTTTCATGCTCATCGGCGCGGACGTGAACCACCCGTCGCCCGGTAATCTGGAGAGCCCGTCTATAGCAGCCGTGGTGGCGTCCATGGACAAAGGAGCCACCAAGTATGCGTCCAGGATTCGCGCGCAGCCACACCGCTGCGAGGTGATCAAGCACCTCGGCGAGATCTGCCAAGAGCTCATCAGTGTCTttgagaacaagaacaaggtCAAGCCACATAAGATCATTTACTTCCGCGATGGCGTGAGCGATGGGCAGTTCGACATGGTCCTGAATGAGGAGCTGGCGGACATGGAGAAGAGGATCAAGGTGAACGGCTACTCGCCGACGATCACCGTCATCGTGGCCAAGAAGCGGCACCACACGCGGCTGTTCCCCAAGGATAAGCAGGCGGGTAAGGGCAACGTGCTCCCTGGCACGGTGGTGGACACCAAAGTGGTCGACCCCTCGGCATACGACTTCTACCTGTGCAGCCACAACGGGCTGATCGGGACGAGCCGGCCGACGCACTACTACAGCCTCATGGACGAGCATAACTACAGCTCGGACGACCTCCAAAAGCTGATCTACAACCTCTGCTTCGTCTTCGCCCGCTGCACCAAGCCTGTGTCGCTGGCCACGCCCGTCTACTATGCCGACCTGGCGGCGTACCGCGGCAGGCTCTACTACGAGGGCATGACGATGGCGTTCCCGACCCAGGAGCGTGGGTCTTCAtcctcgtcctcttcctccgcagctgctcctgctcctgctccagAGTTCCCGAGGCTGCACGAGGATATTCAGAACAACATGTTCTTCATCTGA
- the LOC104581295 gene encoding uncharacterized protein LOC104581295, translating to MAKEEELKRVELKVNVSCCEGCRRKVMRAMSLKGVLRTEIHPSLERVTVVGNVDAQVLVRKLAKVGKIAEPVSAAAQSLPPKRRDADGDGHGGAGNVDKPAMAMALVPASVGEKTSKRKDDDGCKVDTGAAVASNKKECSKCAHQQGKRKDDDAGDRGKKAVSKDLEERDAFGGAGKGKPSSPEHEVAQQQYYHRAEPPSMAVPVQYVPAMPYYAAANVAAAPGYYGGGGGYYAMPPPPPVAMPWRPEQQQLRPQQPSRFDVDYFNEDNAVGCRVM from the exons ATGGCTAAGGAAGAAGAGCTCAAG AGAGTTGAATTGAAGGTGAACGTGAGCTGCTGCGAGGGGtgccggaggaaggtgatgcgAGCCATGAGCCTGAAGGGCGTGCTGCGGACGGAGATCCACCCGTCGCTGGAGCGGGTGACCGTCGTCGGCAACGTCGACGCCCAGGTCCTCGTCAGGAAGCTCGCCAAGGTCGGCAAGATCGCCGAGCCGGTGTCCGCCGCAGCACAATCGCTTCCGCCCAAACGGCGCGACGCCGATGGcgatggccatggcggcgccgggaATGTCGACAAgccggcgatggcgatggCGCTGGTGCCGGCGTCGGTGGGCGAGAAGACTAGCAAGCGCAAGGATGATGATGGTTGCAAGGTCGACAcgggcgcggccgtggcgtCGAACAAGAAAGAGTGCAGCAAGTGCGCGCACCAGCAAGGCAAGCGCAAGGACGACGACGCCGGTGACCGCGGGAAGAAGGCGGTGTCGAAGGATTTGGAGGAACGGGACGCTTTCGGCGGCGCTGGCAAGGGCAAGCCGTCTTCTCCGGAGCACGAGGTGGCGCAGCAGCAGTACTACCACCGTGCCGAGCCGCCGAGCATGGCCGTGCCCGTGCAGTACGTGCCGGCGATGCCGTACTACGCGGCGGCGaacgtggcggcggcgccgggctactacggcggcggaggcggctacTACGCgatgccgcctccgccgcccgtggCGATGCCGTGGCGgcctgagcagcagcagctccgtCCGCAGCAGCCGTCGCGCTTCGACGTGGACTACTTCAACGAGGACAACGCCGTCGGCTGCCGCGTCATGTGA
- the LOC100835387 gene encoding protein FAR1-RELATED SEQUENCE 7, which yields MSCRPLHFPIPPIPHGHTMATSSGNPAAAGDPAASSSAQNPPHHPTPRISHIVRTYLDLSSNPKKRRAAPKNKQPKPGGAETPAAGEHKGCGPSGVAASVHPSRLLRELGIRVSRYTHEERQDIITRYMQKRGGRPGVNRAASKVPSRQALAGRRRRGAGGKFLGKDDVETADKPEEKVEEEPELPPEVVANAGGVPIVGMVFESEEKAYEYYVSYAGNVGFSVRKGLWDKTVKSASRSRAYVCSREGFRSKNDAKRPRPETRMGCPAQLAIKLASNGKYRVTKFVQDHNHQLAGPFDIGMLKSQRVLSKFQAGNRIANNIPPGYKNYLRTKSTKDMNSGDLGDLMEYFRSMKSDNPSFYYAIQVDANDKAANFFWADARSILDYHYFSDVICFDMTYKMNNSSRPLSLFLGMNHHRQMVIFGAAFLYDETAESFKWLLETFKSAMCGKQPKTILTGRSTTLKEALSLTWPGTIHRSCVWQIYQNAIRCLGHLFSTSEEFAHDFSHCIFDVEDGQEFVDTWDAIIEKYNLKENEWLNELYEDRENWALPYGRQIFSGDIKSMLQAETFGVMVKEYLDCKKELSYLLKFLGSSVEKRRQEEIQADYKASQGTPGTPQPLLWQAANMYTPINFELFMREYELCMDCMVYGCGEFGSLSEYMVTVKNKTREQLVQFDSSDGTIACTCKKFETTGILCCHILKVHELRNVKEIPAQYFLKRWSKDAKMGTVDEISGFNFDTDTGSSVPERYAALCRLFYRIAAKAAENVEVFALVASQSDQLVEGVERILQSTLADQSSVVHSIKDQLTRMVQNDYLLGSSNEVQKSIGKKKGQVARGNGLETNKRQRARKGHPDEAVAGPRDGELNVTPESMQTETRNVTDQFLPDQLMQEHYALGHNFGVSTSQNLHDSLNQFGQASAVSTMQRQPFPGNGQVTQDYPGDMHALQFVETNPQIDSENGDQDQSSIPVWDFLRCASSHDLHTSPR from the exons ATGTCATGCAGGCCACTCCATTTCCCCATTCCCCCGATTCCACACGGCCACACCATGGCTACCAGCTCCGGcaaccccgccgccgccggcgacccagCGGCGTCCTCATCAGCACAGAACCCACCGCACCACCCTACACCCCGCATCTCTCACATCGTGCGCACCTACCTCGACCTCTCCTCCAATCCCAAGAAGCGCCGTGCCGCTCCCAAGAACAAGCAGCCCAAGCCCGGCGGCGCAGAgactccggccgccggagaaCACAAGGGATGCGGCCCCTCGGGGGTCGCCGCCTCGGTGCATCCTTCGCGGCTGCTCCGGGAGCTGGGCATCCGGGTCTCCCGCTACACGCACGAGGAGCGCCAGGACATCATCACCCGCTACATGCAGAAGCGGGGCGGCCGCCCGGGCGTCAACCGCGCCGCGTCTAAG GTCCCTTCTAGGCAGGCCCtggcggggcggcgccggaggggGGCCGGTGGGAAGTTCCTCGGCAAGGACGACGTGGAG ACTGCAGATAAACCTGAAGAGAAGGTAGAAGAAGAGCCAGAATTGCCACCAGAAGTTGTCGCGAACGCTGGAGGAGTGCCCATAGTTGGAATGGTTTTTGAGAGTGAAGAGAAAGCATATGAGTATTATGTTAGTTATGCAGGAAATGTAGGATTTAGTGTCCGAAAAGGATTGTGGGATAAAACAGTGAAAAGTGCCAGTAGATCAAGGGCTTATGTCTGCTCTAGAGAGGGCTTTCGCTCAAAGAATGACGCCAAGAGACCTCGCCCGGAGACAAGGATGGGTTGCCCTGCACAGTTAGCTATTAAACTAGCGTCTAACGGGAAATACCGAGTGACCAAGTTTGTGCAGGATCATAATCACCAGCTTGCTGGACCATTTGATATTGGGATGCTGAAGTCGCAGAGAGTGCTGTCGAAGTTTCAAGCTGGAAACAGAATAGCCAATAACATTCCTCCAGGGTACAAGAATTATCTTCGAACCAAGTCTACGAAAGATATGAACTCAGGGGATTTGGGAGATCTGATGGAGTATTTTCGAAGTATGAAGAGTGATAATCCATCTTTTTACTATGCCATCCAGGTGGATGCAAATGACAAAGCAGCTAATTTTTTCTGGGCTGATGCGAGGTCAATTCTGGACTATCATTATTTCAGTGATGTTATCTGCTTTGATATGACCTACAAAATGAATAACTCCAGCAGACCATTATCTTTATTTTTAGGTATGAACCATCATAGGCAAATGGTCATATTTGGTGCAGCTTTCCTTTATGATGAAACTGCTGAATCTTTCAAGTGGCTTCTCGAGACCTTTAAAAGTGCCATGTGTGGGAAACAGCCAAAGACAATTTTGACAGGTCGATCTACTACTTTGAAGGAAGCACTGAGTCTCACTTGGCCTGGTACAATTCACCGATCTTGCGTGTGGCAAATATACCAGAATGCCATTAGGTGCTTAGGACATCTTTTCAGTACTTCAGAAGAATTTGCACATGATTTTAGTCACTGTATATTTGATGTCGAGGATGGCCAAGAGTTTGTTGACACATGGGATGCCATAATCGAGAAGTACAACCTTaaagaaaatgaatggttAAATGAGCTTTATGAAGATCGGGAGAATTGGGCCTTGCCATACGGCCGACAAATATTCTCTGGGGACATTAAAAGCATGTTACAAGCAGAAACCTTTGGCGTTATGGTCAAAGAATACTTGGATTGCAAGAAAGAGCTATCTTATTTACTGAAGTTTTTGGGAAGCTCAGTTGAGAAGAGGAGACAAGAAGAGATACAAGCTGATTACAAAGCCAGTCAAGGGACACCGGGAACACCTCAACCACTGCTCTGGCAAGCTGCAAATATGTATACGCCAATAAATTTTGAGTTATTTATGAGGGAGTATGAACTATGTATGGACTGTATGGTTTATGGTTGCGGGGAGTTTGGCTCTCTTTCTGAGTATATGGTTACGGTTAAGAACAAAACAAGAGAACAACTTGTACAGTTTGACTCATCAGATGGCACAATTGCATGTACATgtaaaaaatttgaaaccacTGGAATTTTATGCTGCCATATATTAAAGGTGCATGAATTGAGGAATGTTAAAGAGATCCCCGCACAGTATTTTCTGAAGAGATGGAGTAAAGATGCAAAAATGGGGACTGTTGATGAGATCAGTGGATTTAATTTTGACACTGACACAGGATCTTCTGTTCCAGAGCGTTATGCAGCTCTTTGCCGTTTGTTCTATAGGATTGCTGCTAAGGCTGCAGAGAACGTAGAGGTATTTGCACTGGTAGCAAGCCAGTCGGATCAACTTGTTGAAGGAGTCGAACGAATTTTGCAATCTACACTGGCTGATCAGTCATCTGTTGTCCATTCTATTAAGGACCAATTAACTCGTATGGTTCAAAATGATTATCTCCTTGGTAGTAGCAATGAAGTTCAGAAATCTATTGGAAAGAAGAAAGGTCAAGTTGCTCGTGGAAACGGTCTGGAAACGAATAAAAGGCAGAGAGCAAGAAAAG GCCATCCTGACGAAGCAGTGGCTGGACCAAGAGATGGGGAACTGAATGTTACACCTGAGAGTATGCAAACAGAAACAAGGAATGTTACTGATCAGTTCCTTCCAGATCAACTAATGCAG GAACATTATGCACTTGGCCACAACTTTGGTGTTAGTACCTCACAGAACCTCCATGATAGTTTAAACCAGTTTGGTCAG GCTTCCGCAGTTTCAACGATGCAACGGCAGCCATTCCCCGGGAATGGTCAAGTAACTCAA GACTATCCTGGTGACATGCATGCGTTGCAGTTTGTGGAGACAAATCCCCAAATCGACAGTGAGAATGGTGATCAGGATCAGTCATCAATACCAGTGTGGGATTTTCTCCGATGTGCATCTTCTCATGACTTACACACATCACCTCGGTGA